The proteins below come from a single Pseudomonadota bacterium genomic window:
- a CDS encoding molybdopterin-binding protein, whose amino-acid sequence KYDMILISGGSSKGERDYITDVIEKLGGSILFHGVNIKPGKPIIFGKLWEKPIFGLPGHPNSCIMATIRFVIPLLKRLKGESIHDKKGITSLLTTNIPSSYGIEEYVRVSIEIIDGTYYATPIFAKSSVISSLARASGYVVIPESTEGCEKDEEVEVYLF is encoded by the coding sequence AAGTATGATATGATCCTGATTTCAGGAGGAAGTTCCAAGGGGGAACGGGATTATATTACAGATGTTATCGAAAAGCTCGGCGGCAGCATACTATTCCACGGGGTTAACATAAAACCAGGAAAACCTATCATATTCGGGAAGCTATGGGAAAAACCCATATTCGGGTTGCCAGGTCATCCCAACTCATGCATTATGGCTACAATCAGATTCGTAATCCCACTCCTTAAAAGGCTCAAAGGAGAGTCGATACATGATAAAAAAGGGATTACAAGTTTACTTACAACCAATATCCCCTCATCTTACGGCATTGAAGAATATGTGAGGGTCTCAATTGAAATCATTGACGGAACATACTATGCAACCCCAATCTTTGCAAAATCCTCCGTCATCTCTTCCCTTGCCCGTGCTTCAGGGTATGTTGTAATACCGGAGAGTACGGAAGGATGTGAGAAGGATGAAGAAGTGGAGGTTTATCTCTTTTAA